CGCCAGAAGATGCTGCCCGCTCGTCCTCAGGCACCCCAGGCCGTACGCGATCGCGCGGGCGAAGCCGATCGACGAAGAGGCGTCGTGGTACGACGTCGGACAGGAGAGCTCGCCGACGCGGAAGCCGAAGCGGATCGCCTGCGCGAGCATCTGGTTGTCGAAGACGAAGTCGTCCGAGTTCTCGAGAAGGGGAAGCCTCAGCAGC
This region of Acidobacteriota bacterium genomic DNA includes:
- a CDS encoding glycosyltransferase family 2 protein; protein product: LLRLPLLENSDDFVFDNQMLAQAIRFGFRVGELSCPTSYHDASSSIGFARAIAYGLGCLRTSGQHLLARLGWARPAIFDPEGRKLDP